The uncultured Dysgonomonas sp. genome contains the following window.
CCATACCGGGAAAGATGCCGGCATGTTCGATGTAGAGTCCGGGCTTCACGATGCGGCAGCCGGAGGCGATGGCGATGCTCAGAAAGCCCTCCAGAATCTTCGGGCAGAAAGGGCTGTCGGAAAAGCAATAAAGGATAAGTTTTTTCCGGATACAGAATAACCCCGGCGAAAGCCGAGATTATAAATTGAAGTTAATTTTATGGTGCGAAGCCCTGCAGTAATGTGGGGCTTTTTTGTCCTTTAACGCCTTATTTGGTTAGGCTTCTTTTGTGCTATGGAATTGAAAACAATCACCGGGTGTGAAGCCATTGACCTGATGCGCAAAACGAAACTTATTCCGGGTGCTACATTCGGAATCAGATTTATAACCTGCGACCTGAATCGTATGGAGTACGGCCATATCCGTGTATACGAGGAATGCCTGGTGCGATCGGCCAGACGAAACGAGGGCCTTGCTGTGGATCCGGATCATTATTTATTTTTCACCGATACATCTACGGACGAACCAAGGCAATGCTTCAAGAAACTCATCCGTGCCGTTTGTTTTCCTCCATCAAATCAATGGCTAACAGTTAAATGGTTCACATGAGTAAAAAGACAAGACAGCCTGTAGGCTATGTTAAACCGGGTTCATCGACAACGGTTGAGATATATAATGGTAACCGGGGGATAGCCTCGAAGCCCGGAGTTGCTGTTCTTACATTCGAGATCCAGGGTGTTGAAGACCGGGAAGATATCCGTTTTTCGGAATCGCGTTCTACTTATCAACGCTATGTAAATGACCGGCTGGCCCTCAATCTTGGAGGCTATTCCGTTCCCATCTGGGGACATTACAACCTCTATCCCCAGGAAATATTCTCCATGGTAAGCGAAAACAAACTACTGCCGGAGGTTATCGAGAAACAAGTCAAATTCATGTTCGGCAAAGGTCCCCGCCTGTACAGGGAAATCATCACCGGGGAAGGAGAAAAGCAAAAGAGAGTCCGCATACCGGTAGAAGACCAGCGCATTCAGGACTGGCTTGACAGCTGGGAAGAAATGGGATACCAACATTTGTGGGAGTACCTGAAGAACATTATCACCGACTTTTATCATGTAAAGACCTGTGTGTCGAAATACAATTTCAATGTCTCAAGGCGAATAAACGGGCCGTTGCCAATAGCAGCTCTCACCTATGTAGGATCGGACGAAGCGCGGTTGGCAATGAAAGGAGCAAAGCCAAACCGTTCCATCAAAAACGAAGACTGCAAGTATGTCATTGTGGGCGACTGGCTGAACATCACGGCATCGGAATATGATGTATGGCATCGCTTCGATCCACGGACGCCCCTGAAGTATTCGCCGGCTATTTCCTTTACTCACGACAAGACCTTCACCAAATGGGTATATGCACTCAATAGCTGCTTTAAAGGCCTGAAGGAATACATGAAGGCTTCGGAACTCGCTCCTAAATACCTGAACTCCTACCTGAGGAACGCTCTGAATGCGCATATTCACGTACAAATACCGGGAAGCTGGTATGAGCAGCATAAAATTATACTGCAGCAGATCTGCTCTGATAATTTAATGAGAACGGACGTTCCTCTCCAGACGGAGTACCGGGGAGTAAAACTCGTAGGAGATGACGGTAAAGCATTACCGTTCTACGAAAGCATGATGGACGAACTTATATCATGTGAACTCCGCCGGATCACATCGCTTATGTCCGGAGAAGGAAAGAACCAGGGTAAACTATACGCAACGACTAAATGGGGCGAAGAAGGATGGAAGTTCGAAGAATTCCCCGGGAAGTTTAAAGACTTTTTCGACACTGTACTGAAATACGAGGAATATGCCAACAAAGCTATTCTGACAGGGAAAGGAGTACCATCTTCCATCTCGAATGTGGACGGATCCGGAATCATCAGTAAGTCCGGAAGCGAAGCGTATTATAATTACCTTCTCTATGTAATGACGCTGACGCTCGACGAATATTTTGTCCTGAAGGACCTGAACCGGGCTATTCACATAAATTTCCCGTATGCAAAGAAAGAAGGCATTAAAGCCGGCTTTTGGATAGACATCCCGGCTAAGTTACAGGAAACGACTCCGAGTGAACGCCCGACGAAAACAGCCACAGCCGACCAGGATTAATACAAAAAAATAATAATATGTCTGCAATTATAACCCCATTCAACAAAGAGAGCTTCGCTGATGAGATGAAGCCCAAAATATCCGGAGCAGATCTTACGCTCGAATACGAGAATATCGAGAGTTCCGTCTGTAAGGTTGCTGAAGACTGTATCGAAGTACTGTCAGAACCATTGTATGAAGCTATCTGCCAGGATAAAGGCACTACAGACGAAAAATTGCAAGCCAAGGCGCTGGATTATCTGCAACGTTCAATGCTACACTTCTGCCTGTACGAACATCTGATATTCTTAATGGCCAGGATAAAAGATGACGGGGTCACTGTGGTCAAAAGCGACACCGAGACAACAGTATATAAATACCTCCAGGACGGGCTGGAAAACAAGTTTATAACCATCGGATGGTTTTGGATGAATAAGCTGCTGCAACTGATGGACAAGAACATCGATAAATTCCCTCTGTGGAAAGACAGCGAACCCCGGAAGGATCTTGCAGATACTCCTATCACCCGGGATGATTTCTACAGATGGGTGGGAGTTAAAGATGACTACTTTGTTATTGTGGCCCGATGGCTCATCCGGGAAGCCTGGACCGACTGTGTCACCTCCCGGATAAAGGACCCGGAAAAGACAGACGCCATTGCCCGGGCAATGTGCTATGAGGTGATGGGACGGGCCTGTTCGCGCCTCGCATTCCTCCAGCTCCCGGAACCGGTACGCCTGGACATCAGCAATGAGATGTCGAAAGCCAATAAGGACAAAGAAGAATCCAATGTCCGGAAACGTGTGGCCAGTTCATTCACTAATCAGGCCGCCGCATACTGGACAGCCCTCGAGGTGCAGCTGAAGAATGATGAACTAAAGGAAAATCCCCAGAGTAGGCCTATATATACACCTCCGAGAATATCGGAAAATGATCCGTTTGTTTATTAGCCTATGAAAACAATTATATTAAATAAAGGCACGCTGGAGCTTCCCGAATCGTGGGATGAACTTACTTTCAGGCAAAAGATATTCGCTTTTACCAGGCTGAAGGCGGTCGCTGAAAAGAAAATTTCTCCTCCGATCTTCAGGATTCTGTTGCTGCAACACTTAACCGGCTACACACCGTCGTCCGGTTTTTATGTATGGTTTTTGAAATGGATAATATATTGTATCCGGGTTCCCTTCGTTTTTGTGTTCTATGTGTTTAGGTTAGGTTTAGTCAGATTGCCGGGTTATTGGTCGGTGTGGAAAGATTATCACCGGCCGAAACGAAGGGACCGGGATATAATTAATTACAATCTGTATATGCTTTCCGAACAATTGGACTTTGCATTCAGTATAGAAGACCATAAGGTGACCTGGAACCGGCACTTCTACCAGAATCCTATCCCGTACATTAAGATAAAGGGGAAGAAATTCACCGGTAGAAAATTCATCCGGGACGTAGCTCCATTCACAAATATAACGACGAAGGAGTATTGCGACTGTTGTGAGCTGTACTCAGGATATCATAGTTCACAGGATCCTGAGTATAGAGAGAAATGCATGGACAAATTGATTTCTATTCTCTATCCGGCTACCGGCGAATACAATGAGAACCTTGTAGGAGATCAGATGGAACTGATAGCATCGATATCCCCAGAGATTAAGTTTGGCATTCTTTATTGGTTTGCCGGCATTGTGGAATTCTATACTACGCATCCGGTCTATTCTATATTATTCCCGAAAGACTCCAGGCAGGAAGATAGTGAAAACAAGATCTCGGTCGGGATGAATGAAACAATCCTGATGATCAAAAAGAAAGGTTATCCATCTATCACGACAGACACCGTGAACGACTTCTTCGACGCCCAGATAAAAATAATAAAAGACGACCTGTCCGAAGCGATTGCCAAGGGTGCAAAGATAGAGGACCTGGTTAAGATGACAGGACTAAGTATTGATTTAATAAACAGGCTGACATGAATCCGGAAATATTAATCACATTATTCAAGTATTATGCAAAGTTCGTACCTAAACCGGTACTGAGAAGCATGTTCAAAAAATCGAGCGGGCAGATTCCCGGATACAATGAGATAGCCCAGGAAATACTGGCATCTCCGGATACTTATGTTATCCCGGATATCGATGCTTTTATCTTCTCTGCCAATGAAGGATTCCTATCCAAGAAAATAAAGAATTCCAAGAAAACGGTTCTGTATGTGGAATACGGTGCATTCTCCTATAGCCCGAACCAGACGTATGGTGTAAAGGAAAAGCTGGGCCTCCATGTTGCGCAACCTTATTCAGCATCAAACAATGATAACCTGAATGAGATGCTGATCATGGACAAAATGTACAAGATCTTAACTTCTATTCTCGACCAGATGGAGAAGGACCAGAAAGCATATGATTTTTGTGGAAACTCTAAATTAATCGAGTTCCCTGCGGACGTTGTAGCCATAGATCCTCCATTGTTTCACGACCGGACCGGGTGGATGGCCATCTTCGACTATTCCACCACAAATATAGTATTATGACACTGCAGGAAAAACAATCGGAATTTATTGAAATGTTTAACTCCCTCGAGTCCTGGCCTGATCGCTTCCAGTTCCTGATCGATATGGGGTCCGGTCTGGACGGACTCCCGGAGGTTATGAAATGTACATTAACACAAATAACATCATGTAATTCCCGGACATTCTTCTATCCTTCCGTATTTGATGGCATTGTGCATATTCGGGGCTGGAGCAATTCCGCAATAATGTCCGGACTTATTGCTATGCTACAAATGATATTCAATGGATGCCAGGTGGATGAAATATGGGAAGCAAAAGTATTAAACACAATCGACTTCCATCTCAGAACCGACCTGATCAATAATTTAACAGAGCAGCGTAAAGCCGGGCTCTTAGAAATGATAAACCGTGTGATACGGCTATAATTCCTTCCTATATTCTCTTTCCGTTTGTCCTTTAGAAGCTCGCTTTGGCGGGCTTCTTTTGTATCATCAGATTATAATCGCTATGTACATTCAAAGTAATACGATGTCTCAGGCCGAATTTATCCGGGCCGTGCTGGAAAGAGATGCCAGAAATATATACCGGGCACAGCAGCTCATTGTATCCCAGCGCATCTATCTGGCCGGAAAAGACCTGAAAGCAACCCGGCGAAAGGTAGGAATACAAAAACAGTCAGGAACATTGGAGAACGCCCTCTCGAACCCGGAGTTCTACATGAAATCGGAAGATGAACGGTTTGTCCTGGCAGCAAATTACCCTCTTTATATCCGGTTCCTGGACATGAAACACAAAGGAAACTGGAGAATATTCAACCGGCAGGTGTGGGGTATTCTATATAATAACGCACTCCCTGATATCAAAAATAAGTTTGGACAATTCATCAGCGACACTATTGGCGCTGCTCTTCGTGCTGCATTCCAACGATTTAATAAAAAATAGATATGGCTAAATTAAAAGATGATCATATAAAGTGGATTCTGGAACTGGATGCCAAAGGTGTTCAGGCCGAAATATCAACTTTATCTTCCCTCAGTAAAGAGTTGGAAGCCGATAATAAACGCCTCCAGGCCGAATACGCTGCTGCCGCAAAACAGATGAAGGAAACCCGGAAAGAACTGGAGCGCCTGACGAAAGCCGGCAAAGAAGATTCGGAAGAATTTAAAGAGTTAGAGGCCACTCTCGAGTCTGTATCATCCGATATGACTGACTATAAACGAAAGATGGTCGAGAACACCAAAGCCATTGAACAAAACAGAAAGACTGTAGAAGAAATGGTCAAAACTCTTCGTATCGAAGATATGACTATGGATCAGTTGAAAAAACGAGCCAAAGAACTACAAACCCAATTAGATAAAACAGCCGAAGCCACACATCCCGAACAATACAACGCCCTGGATAAAGAACTGAAAGCTGTTAAAAGCCGGATGAGCGAACTCGACTCCGGATCAAAATCCATGTTCTCTGTATTCAAAGGAGGCCTCATGGTCCTGGCCGGTAATCTGATGACCAAGGCTATAGATAAAGTAGGTGAATTGATATCTACAGGGTTAGAATGGGTGAAGGTAGGAATGGATATGGCCAAAAGCTCGGAGGGTACAATTGCTTTCTTTAAAGAATTAAGCGATAGCAAAAGGATACTGAAAGAAGTAAAAGAAGCTACGGACGGAACCATCAGCAGCCTCGATATAATGAAAAAAACTATACGGGCCAAAGAGATGGGTATCCCGATCGAAGATATGGCTAATCTGATGAAGTATGCCAGGATACAGGCTCAGAAGCTAGGTAAGGATATGGATTATATGTCAAATTCCATCGTAGACGGTATCGGTCGGAAATCGAC
Protein-coding sequences here:
- a CDS encoding DUF6712 family protein — its product is MSAIITPFNKESFADEMKPKISGADLTLEYENIESSVCKVAEDCIEVLSEPLYEAICQDKGTTDEKLQAKALDYLQRSMLHFCLYEHLIFLMARIKDDGVTVVKSDTETTVYKYLQDGLENKFITIGWFWMNKLLQLMDKNIDKFPLWKDSEPRKDLADTPITRDDFYRWVGVKDDYFVIVARWLIREAWTDCVTSRIKDPEKTDAIARAMCYEVMGRACSRLAFLQLPEPVRLDISNEMSKANKDKEESNVRKRVASSFTNQAAAYWTALEVQLKNDELKENPQSRPIYTPPRISENDPFVY
- a CDS encoding SufE family protein, with translation MTLQEKQSEFIEMFNSLESWPDRFQFLIDMGSGLDGLPEVMKCTLTQITSCNSRTFFYPSVFDGIVHIRGWSNSAIMSGLIAMLQMIFNGCQVDEIWEAKVLNTIDFHLRTDLINNLTEQRKAGLLEMINRVIRL